One window of Haloarchaeobius salinus genomic DNA carries:
- a CDS encoding DUF4112 domain-containing protein, with the protein MEPEKTHPAVRRTKRVAWLLDEAIRIPGTDRRIGLDPILGLLPFIGDFVTAFFSLYIVVEAIVAGVKMRTIVRMLFNIGLDVVLGSVPVVGDIFDATWKANVKNRKLLERSLS; encoded by the coding sequence ATGGAACCCGAGAAGACACATCCAGCGGTCCGGCGGACGAAGCGGGTCGCGTGGCTGCTCGACGAGGCCATCAGGATCCCGGGCACGGACCGACGGATCGGACTGGACCCGATCCTGGGCCTGCTGCCGTTCATCGGCGACTTCGTCACCGCGTTCTTCTCGCTGTACATCGTCGTCGAGGCCATCGTGGCGGGCGTGAAGATGCGGACCATCGTCCGGATGCTCTTCAACATCGGGCTGGACGTCGTGCTCGGGAGCGTCCCGGTCGTCGGTGACATCTTCGACGCGACGTGGAAGGCGAACGTGAAGAACCGGAAGCTGCTGGAGCGGTCGCTCTCCTAA
- a CDS encoding SOUL family heme-binding protein — translation MNRATRTVLAGGALALGGWIAWGAYSSRSAEEVPYERVRELDGVEIRRYPRTVLVETSASDQMTAFRRLFRYISGDNERRDEISMTAPVRSDSAARESVSMTAPVRSDTDGDGTRMAFYLPAEYGPESAPVPTESTVRLVVEPPKTVAAVQFSWYAPDWRVERLEERLLSTLAEAGIEPTGEPYLLRYNDPWTPPFMRRNEVVVEIAEAE, via the coding sequence ATGAACAGAGCCACGAGGACCGTACTCGCCGGCGGCGCACTGGCGCTCGGCGGCTGGATCGCCTGGGGTGCCTACTCGTCGCGGTCGGCCGAGGAGGTCCCCTACGAACGGGTGCGCGAGCTCGACGGCGTCGAGATACGGCGCTACCCGCGGACGGTGCTCGTCGAGACGAGCGCGTCCGACCAGATGACCGCGTTCCGGCGGCTGTTCCGGTACATCTCGGGCGACAACGAGCGGCGGGACGAGATCTCGATGACGGCACCGGTGCGCTCGGACAGCGCGGCCCGCGAGTCCGTGTCGATGACGGCACCCGTCCGGTCCGACACCGACGGGGACGGCACGCGCATGGCGTTCTACCTCCCCGCCGAGTACGGCCCGGAGTCGGCTCCGGTGCCGACGGAGTCGACGGTCCGGCTGGTGGTCGAACCGCCGAAGACGGTCGCCGCCGTCCAGTTCTCGTGGTACGCGCCGGACTGGCGGGTCGAGCGGCTGGAGGAGCGGCTGCTCTCGACGCTCGCGGAGGCCGGCATCGAGCCGACCGGGGAGCCGTACCTGCTGCGGTACAACGACCCGTGGACGCCGCCGTTCATGCGCCGGAACGAGGTCGTGGTCGAGATCGCCGAGGCGGAGTGA
- a CDS encoding TIGR04282 family arsenosugar biosynthesis glycosyltransferase: MTLVVVLAEPPREGLVLSRLAETSPLSPAEAADCYAAMLADTVLAADQSGGDVLVNYRDDSDLPDGFVDPDESAAEAVRSVVADAVEDPDEIRFEVQVGSTRDGRVGNTVTHLLREEGERSVLVLDGDVPMIGRKDIDSAAMKLRTADVVVGPATDGRVWTSAFCEPIDFDGAYATPAVETLVDRATDADLDVDFLPSYRTVETGGDLADVVALIRARAKAGRTVPRFTTEFVRDHGLHVVDGDDGPELVRD; encoded by the coding sequence ATGACACTAGTGGTCGTCCTCGCCGAGCCCCCGCGCGAGGGCCTCGTCCTGTCCCGACTCGCCGAGACCTCGCCGCTGTCGCCGGCCGAGGCGGCGGACTGCTACGCGGCGATGCTCGCCGACACCGTCCTCGCCGCCGACCAGTCCGGCGGCGACGTCCTCGTGAACTACCGCGACGACAGCGACCTCCCCGACGGGTTCGTCGACCCCGACGAATCGGCGGCGGAGGCCGTCCGGTCCGTCGTCGCGGACGCCGTCGAGGACCCCGACGAGATCCGGTTCGAGGTGCAGGTCGGCTCGACCCGCGACGGGCGCGTCGGCAACACCGTCACCCACCTCCTGCGCGAGGAGGGCGAGCGGTCGGTGCTGGTGCTCGATGGCGATGTCCCCATGATCGGCCGGAAGGACATCGACAGCGCCGCGATGAAGCTCCGAACCGCCGACGTGGTCGTCGGTCCCGCCACCGACGGGCGCGTCTGGACCAGCGCGTTCTGCGAGCCCATCGACTTCGACGGGGCGTACGCCACCCCAGCCGTCGAGACGCTCGTCGACCGTGCCACCGACGCCGACCTCGACGTGGACTTCCTCCCGAGCTACCGCACCGTCGAGACCGGCGGCGACCTCGCCGACGTGGTGGCGCTGATCCGCGCCCGGGCGAAGGCCGGCCGTACCGTCCCGCGGTTCACCACCGAGTTCGTCCGCGACCACGGCCTCCACGTCGTCGACGGCGATGACGGCCCCGAGCTCGTGCGGGACTGA